From Pseudorasbora parva isolate DD20220531a chromosome 14, ASM2467924v1, whole genome shotgun sequence:
ATACTTTCTCCACAGAGAAAAACAAAGACATCCGCTTGGGTGGTCAGAAGTCCAGCCACTCAACCATGTAAACACAGTTAGATGGAGAGATTTCACCCCCTTCATGACAGTCATCAAACACCTAGAAGACAAAGAGTTAACTTAGCACAGTAAACCACATGATGTAATCAACAAATTATTTTTATGCTGTAGAATtattattagggctgtcaaccaATTAAATGTTTTGATTAAATTATTACATGATGTGCCATTTTATTAATCGCACATTGAATTTGGCTGAGAAACTGCCCCAAAGGACAAtttaaagtcataattttgtgTTAAATGAGAAAagcataatgaaaaaaaaaaatatttgactcAACAAAGAAttgttgtttgttcagcacatcccacagatgctcgattggattaagATCTGGGAAATTTGGCCAAGTCAACACGTTAAACTCagtgtgctcctcaaaccattcctgaactatATTTGCTTTGTGgaagggcgcattatcctgctgaaagaggacacaaccaccagggaataccgtttccatgaaagggtgtacatggtctgcagcaatgctcaggtaggtggtacgtgccAAAGTAACAACCACATGAATTGCAGGACCCAAGgattcccagcagaacattgcccaaagcatcacactgcctatttttggaccaaaatgtatttttgatgcttcaagagattctaatcaaccaactgatgtcacatatggactactttgatgtttttattagctttctggacatggacagtacagtgtgcatagactgcatatgctctgggactaaatataaaatatcttaaactgtgttctgaagatgaacggaggtcttacgggtgtggaacgccATTAGGgtgtgtcattaatgacagaaatataattttgggggtgaactaaccctttaaattgacagccctagttattattgaattctgactcgtgattattataaatatatgaaCATTACCGGACACAGTCCACATGGTGTTTTGACCAGGCCTGTGGGTTGAATTATGGGATTCACTCCCCTGTAGAGCTTCATCTGTCCATCGACACTCCCCACCGTCCCCTCTTTAGCAGCGATTATGGTCATCTCCACCTTGCCATCAAAGATCAGCGTGTTTAGGATCGTCTCGATGTCCTCCATGGACAAATCTACCTGCGGACAGGAACATCACAATATAATAAACCAATTCAGTTCACGTTTAAAAACTCTGAAGTACTGAAGTATTAAGATATTATTCCCACTTACTTTGCTGATTCCGAGCTCACAGATGTACTTCCACACTTCATGAGACGTGGCAAATGAGCTGTTTCTCTGTACCATAGGGCTCTGCTTACTGTCTCGCGCTGCTTCTgcctaaaaacaacaacacaacttTTCATTTATGACAAcgcttgacagaattttctctCATTTACGACAATGCTATCCCATCAGTGGGCCTCATTTATGAAACTTTTGTAAATATACAAGCAAATTGCACGTAAAATGAAACATGAAAGATTTgtgaaaaatgaacaaaaacactGGCGTTGActggcaattaaaaaaaaaaaatactgatgaGGAAAGTGTTATAGTGTTAGACTTTTAAGATCACAAAGATGAAAAGgaataagaaatattacaatCTAACCTTACTTTGCAGGAACTTGAAACACTGCTGGTTGAGAACTTCAACAAACTCGGACTCGAAATCTTGATCACTATACCAGGCACCTCCTGTCACAGATCGGTCCGGCTGCAGGTTGTACAGCATGTAGACCTTCTTCTTAGAGGCctggatgaaaaaaaaaaatcaagacttCAGTAGGTCTAAGGTAAATTAAACATAATAAATGTCTGAATAAAGTTTGGAGGTCAACTCACAGCGACAGACTTCACCGCTTTGATGAGTTTCTTACTCTCAAGGTTCTTGAGGATTTTATTGATTTCTGTGAGTGGAAGGTTACTCTTATATCTGATGTCTCGGCTCCAAATTCCTTTAGAAAACAGAAAAAGTGATTCAAAATAAGCTGTTTTTATCATCAATAAAGACCAGacaattaagaaaaaaatattttttacctttattaCCAGCATCCTCTATGATTTGGTAAACTAGTTTTTCTTGGTTATCAGAGCCTTTTACTTTactgtgaaaaaaataaatacataaattatacattataaatcTATGTgcacataattgcaaatatatatatatatatatatatatatatatatatatatatatataaaatccaatccaatatatatttatttatatttaatatatatgcaCACAAATCTAGCTGAATGAGGCTAAATTTTCAGCATATTTTCATCACAtgatacttcagaaatcattcagatatgctgatttgctgcttaagatacatttat
This genomic window contains:
- the polr3f gene encoding DNA-directed RNA polymerase III subunit RPC6; this encodes MTEVKVKKESTDPVDIENRIKELCQQFPQGITDQVIQNDMPHVEAQQRATAINRLLSVGQLDLLRNSSGLLYRLKDVQAASKVKGSDNQEKLVYQIIEDAGNKGIWSRDIRYKSNLPLTEINKILKNLESKKLIKAVKSVAASKKKVYMLYNLQPDRSVTGGAWYSDQDFESEFVEVLNQQCFKFLQSKAEAARDSKQSPMVQRNSSFATSHEVWKYICELGISKVDLSMEDIETILNTLIFDGKVEMTIIAAKEGTVGSVDGQMKLYRGVNPIIQPTGLVKTPCGLCPVFDDCHEGGEISPSNCVYMVEWLDF